A window from Candidatus Rokuibacteriota bacterium encodes these proteins:
- a CDS encoding transglycosylase SLT domain-containing protein — MVLPLANPAMGQTVGYGPGIVEIARVYNLDPALIAAIISVESNFNPSAVSRKGARGLMQLMPATADELGVAKMDDPWENIEGGARYFREKLDRFAGDIRLALAAYNAGEAPVRQHGGIPPYPETVGFVNEVLARYEALKSRGLPHADSHSSSPGPRDPSPTPEARPPQSERAPEGKPPIVLEVEEVGPPARAVGHLREGARLEREGRVADAIAHYREALALAPSFPEAHNQLGLAYLALGRLEEAQSEFEKARGLAPQTARFLNNLGLVLHMRGEFRRALTILRTAWEREPARVESGVNLALILKRLGRRDEAGAVLTRVLRIRERLPEGHLNLASLLEEVGDRAGAVLHYRRFLELTEGQSSALRDQVRERVRALGRP, encoded by the coding sequence GTGGTCCTCCCGCTCGCCAACCCCGCCATGGGCCAGACGGTCGGTTACGGACCGGGCATCGTCGAGATCGCCCGCGTGTACAACCTGGACCCGGCCCTCATCGCGGCCATCATCAGCGTGGAGTCGAACTTCAACCCGAGCGCGGTGTCCCGCAAGGGGGCGCGGGGGTTGATGCAGCTCATGCCCGCGACGGCTGACGAGCTCGGCGTCGCCAAAATGGACGATCCCTGGGAGAACATCGAAGGCGGCGCGCGCTACTTCAGGGAGAAGCTCGATCGCTTCGCCGGCGACATCCGCCTGGCCCTGGCCGCCTACAACGCGGGCGAGGCCCCGGTCCGCCAGCATGGAGGCATCCCGCCGTACCCGGAAACGGTCGGGTTCGTGAACGAGGTGCTGGCGCGATACGAGGCCCTCAAGTCGCGCGGTTTGCCCCATGCCGATTCACACAGCTCGTCACCCGGCCCTCGCGACCCGTCTCCCACGCCTGAGGCCCGACCCCCCCAAAGCGAACGCGCTCCGGAGGGGAAACCACCCATCGTCCTGGAGGTCGAAGAAGTCGGACCGCCCGCTCGGGCCGTAGGCCACCTTCGGGAAGGCGCGCGGCTCGAACGGGAGGGCCGGGTCGCAGACGCTATCGCGCACTACCGGGAGGCGCTCGCCCTGGCCCCCTCGTTTCCCGAAGCGCACAACCAGCTCGGTCTCGCCTATCTCGCGCTGGGACGCCTCGAGGAGGCCCAGAGCGAGTTCGAGAAGGCGCGCGGCCTCGCTCCACAGACTGCCCGCTTCCTCAATAACCTGGGGCTCGTCCTCCACATGCGAGGCGAGTTCCGGCGCGCCCTCACCATCCTTCGCACCGCGTGGGAGCGAGAGCCGGCGAGAGTCGAGAGCGGGGTGAACCTGGCCTTGATCCTGAAACGCCTCGGACGCCGGGACGAGGCCGGCGCGGTCCTGACCAGAGTCCTTCGGATACGGGAGCGACTGCCCGAAGGCCACCTCAACCTGGCGAGCCTCCTGGAGGAGGTGGGGGACCGGGCCGGGGCTGTCCTGCACTATCGGCGATTCCTGGAGCTCACGGAGGGACAGTCCTCCGCCCTCAGAGACCAGGTGCGCGAACGCGTGAGGGCCCTGGGACGCCCATGA